In one Carettochelys insculpta isolate YL-2023 chromosome 6, ASM3395843v1, whole genome shotgun sequence genomic region, the following are encoded:
- the SRCAP gene encoding helicase SRCAP isoform X2: MLDQECREEWKEWGSSLPRERKTVEVESDEEEEFSVHTGESETGSPERRLGCQGTQELDSSSQRLLDQNEAGSEHALEQDDRTSATSKAIGARGEEQGISKMQSNPPRQHHALRSEIAPDKMTGSNPVSPASSGSPASSGSISPPHLTHDSSLDSHLGFDVPRLQSKALASPGAYASDPASMWDKTHAEIAEQAKHEAEIENRIAEMKKEGFWSLKRLSKVPEPVRPKVHWDYLCEEMQWLSADFAQERRWKRGVARKVVRMVIRHHEEQKQKEERAKREEQAKLRRIASSIAKEVKQFWSNVEKVVQFKQQSRLEEKRKKALDLQLDFIVGQTEKYSDLLTQSLNETFPIASKTGSSSHISSSHAGSTASSPPPPPHLTDDEDGDFQPHEESDDEETIEVEEQQEGNDSESHRREIELLKQESELPLEELLQSLPAQILENSCSTAPSASSSENEEEEEAAGESEEEEKAQSIMQKNKRLWKPNKEDEEFTAHEEEAEDEEETIDAEEKLEGDTDHKKELDDLAREGELPLEQLLQRYAGAYASDFEMDELDSSSGASEPSTSEYEEESEDEEHSSQSASTAEEESEEEEEEEESQEEEEEEEDAITAEVTAASQEEDFGVEYLLKRDEDRGEGGNDAAPTLGPKKEITDIAATAESLQPKGYTLATTQVKTPIPYLLRGTLREYQHIGLDWLVTMYEKKLNGILADEMGLGKTIQTISLLAHLACEKGSWGPHLIIVPTSVMLNWEMEIKRWCPSFKILTYYGAQKERKLKRQGWTKPNAFHICITSYKLVLQDHQAFRRKNWKYLILDEAQNIKNFKSQRWQSLLNFNSQRRLLLTGTPLQNSLMELWSLMHFLMPHVFQSHREFKEWFSNPLTGMIEGSQEYNESLVKRLHKVLRPFLLRRVKVDVEKQMPKKYEHVIKCRLSKRQRYLYDDFMAQATTKETLATGHFMSVINILMQLRKVCNHPNLFDPRPIHSPFITEGICFSTASLVLGALNRDPFKHVDMGLFDLINLEGRVSRYEADTFLPKWKVTRKLIEEIAESPDPPPRPKPVKMKVNRMLQPVPKPENRTVVLVNSPRPMTPLQRPMAPVLPEALAPMHPMGPVLPGPIQPPLLPHPMAVPVSLPLPLPPSPVPVPPAARPQGPTLVPTLSQNNAAAAVLQAPVSAPQVLPALMPTAQLVPNAPQPPVLPAPAATAAASALKPGPVPAPAVRLTTNPLTPGAVGGMMKPVTVHSATNTLPGYGFPATSAVQQRLLLSPEMQARLPSGEVVSIAQLASLANRPLQSAPGSKPLTFQIQGNKLTLTGTQVRPVTMAQPRQLQRNVVHLVSAGGQHHIISQPAQVALIQAMTQQGGQAQGAVQALPGPQPTTVLPAPASGTTAAATSATISVPVGATQVPSSMVNSSGVVKIVVRQAPRDGLVPTPALQQQQQQHPRPAPATSATTLPTLPAALMAQRAQLPVAPMPPMRLPTQPLVPVRAPTPLQALVRPMIRVVQAPVPGMEQPAPVPAPPSPATVAPLPSPPATAVCPPSLALQPMPAGAPSPVPKEEPETLTLRSTTPTPPPPSPRVPRHRRQPPPPPRSPFYLESLEEKRKKQKEERLDRLFRLNEQHCNLAPIYGTEVLRLCTLFPPSPPREQEEGQEMVPELHNWRGASYTHCYVAQVQRDPQHLKAYWQRAAALAQAILTPQQRVEQLADIIERFIFAMPPVEAPAITIHTSHPPPSLLLHQAIFKETLRREISPRASGLHRIICNMRTQFPDLRLIQYDCGKLQTLDLLLRQLKAGAHRVLIFTQMTRMLDVLEQFLNYHGHIYLRLDGSTRVEQRQALMERFNADKRIFCFILSTRSGGVGVNLTGADTVVFYDSDWNPTMDAQAQDRCHRIGQTRDVHIYRLISERTVEENILKKANQKRMLGDMAIEGGNFTTAYFKQQTIRELFDMPLDEPAKKDGEVLAMTPEEEEDPMANKQTQILEQALCKAEDPEDIRAATQAKAEQVAELAEFNENIPLDADERPSKEEEEEMSKAEQEIASLVEQLTPIERYAMNFLEASLEDISREELKQAEEQVEAARKDIDQAKDEVVFKLPDDEDEGRLSEEGYSKKSKKAKVPSRVGPERAGTRMSERLRGTRLSLREADGVDTELHHTRLPSLRHPRGQHARLEAEEPEDHLSLVAQHTRGAAIRRELVREETLALTRRATAKREEPGTKVPAAGERVLRSIPHRTEAPVTGERVLRASPQRPEPPATGDKVLRGTPQRAEPLAAIERVLRAIPQRTEPPVLGDRVLRGTLQRLEPLAAMERVLRSAPPRTDVQAPGDRLSRPALLRPEAPPCREQELRPTAPATVVKHFQPKPEITAARDETLQPTLPATEMGVVLGAPVLIGHESTARTRELAANASPAKHELQMERPPTREKVLGSMELVTGEMGSTEPSASEKVLLSAPCSLEIPAPDKLMPSPETPAAGEEPPREATRFLGKAEVASELAQSSAELHGVDVKKAEPVRHVLEEPGSPTPDGPAVELPPDMPAPGAAKRGVELHTAEPFSISTDGSVPGEADSQPSWLLMGSLNQPVDAANSLSRLKMPSPSKEQNGLEQPSLLSNSLTKSQPREPALGTMESAEVTGGSSSLKEMPKRGLGDQEDNPKHPDKVGEMQPGTTFSSDSPSPAKTPRRRTSADVEIRQNHQGQEGPAAKVLRKLPGRLVTVVEEKELIRRRRNRINKLDATGSTVVSPSSSSAHSISELELSPSGKELPLLRDLPARRRIELESRATKEKGDEGSGLEPPPSLPPPPLKRKRGRPPKNKSPEQSSQGEVQHPPGTQTARVRKPEIKTPEPSSPKTKTLEQPCKGEARPPPSTPKPRAQKLEPKAPEPASPRSKTESSENDSPLEKRRRGRPPKTHWAPVTPSTESPPKRKRGRPPKNPASPRVEPAAPRPGSTSDRDTSTEKEPPPPGHKRRRRRKEEPGPAPSESSSDGEENRPLTRLARLRQEEKLESGSECSALLPAQSATPKPELEGTSSGESSMSEQTPARSTRQRPGSLMPPLEQEHQRRKRACLLEGGKSPAAAGSSEEEGGGESESSAELSGEEGRRRPKRQCRHTARAPSSRRRQCPQGSSADRILRSAAATPASNTRSAAGAPTPSATAAPAAMVTSSLSIRGRKPKT, translated from the exons ATGTTGGACCAAGAGTGCAGAGAAGAGTGGAAGGAATGGGG GAGCAGTCTTCCCCGGGAAAGAAAAACCGTGGAAGTGGAGTCTGACGAGGAGGAGGAGTTCTCAGTTCACACAG GTGAATCGGAGACAGGCAGCCCCGAGCGCAGGCTGGGCTGCCAGGGGACCCAGGAGCTGGACAGCTCGTCCCAGCGGTTGCTTGACCAGAATGAGGCCGGTTCCGAGCATGCACTGGAGCAGGACGACAGAACTTCAGCCACGAGCAAAGCTATCGGGGCACGAGGCGAAGAGCAAGGGATCAGTAAAATGCAGAGCAATCCTCCCCGACAGCACCATGCACTGCGCAGTGAG ATTGCACCAGACAAAATGACGGGGAGCAATCCTGTGTCACCGGCCTCTTCGGGGTCACCTGCCTCCAGCGGCAGCATCTCACCACCGCACCTCACTCACGATTCCTCCCTGGACAGTCACCTGGGCTTTGATGTGCCCAGGCTGCAGAGCAAAGCTCTGGCGTCCCCAGGGGCTTATGCCTCGGACCCAGCCAGCATGTGGGACAAGACGCATGCTGAGATCGCTGAACAGGCCAAGCAC GAGGCAGAGATTGAGAACCGCATTGCAGAGATGAAGAAGGAGGGCTTCTGGTCCTTGAAGAGGCTTTCCAAGGTGCCAGAGCCAGTTCGCCCCAAAGTGCACTGGGATTACCTCTGTGAGGAGATGCAGTGGCTTTCAGCAGACTTTGCTCAGGAGCGCCGCTGGAAGAGGGGTGTGGCCAGGAAG GTTGTGCGAATGGTGATCCGGCACCATGAAGAGCAGAAACAGAAGGAGGAACGAGCTAAGCGGGAAGAGCAGGCCAAGCTACGGCGCATTGCCTCCTCCATCGCCAAAGAGGTCAAGCAATTCTGGAGCAATGTGGAGAAG GTGGTGCAGTTCAAGCAGCAGTCTCgtctggaggagaagaggaagaaagcccTGGACCTGCAGCTGGACTTCATTGTGGGCCAGACAGAGAAGTACTCAGATTTGCTGACTCAGAGCCTCAATGAGACCTTTCCCATTGCTAGCAAGACTGGCTCTTCCTCCCACATCAGCTCCTCCCATGCTGGCTCCACCGcatccagccccccaccacctccacatcTCACTGACGATGAAG ATGGGGACTTCCAGCCCCATGAGGAGTCAGATGACGAGGAGACAAttgaggtggaggagcagcaggaagggaaCGACTCGGAGTCACATCGGCGTGAGATAGAGCTGCTGAAGCAGGAGAGTGAGCTgcccctggaggagctgctgcagtccCTGCCCGCTCAGATCCTGGAGAATTCCTGCAGtactgccccctctgcctccagctccgaaaacgaggaggaggaggaggcggcagggGAGAGTGAGGAAGAG GAGAAAGCACAGTCCATCATGCAGAAGAACAAAAGGCTATGGAAGCCCAACAAGGAGGATGAGGAGTTCACAGCCCATGAGGAGGAAG CCGAGGATGAAGAGGAAACGATTGATGCTGAAGAGAAGCTGGAAGGGGACACGGATCACAAGAAGGAATTGGATGATTTGGCCCGGGAAG gggagctgcccctggagcagctgctgcagagataTGCCGGCGCCTATGCCTCGGACTTTGAGATGGACGAGTTGGACAGCTCTTCAGGTGCCTCAGAGCCCAGCACCTCGGAGTACGAGGAGGAGTCAGAGGATGAGGAGCACAGCAGCCAGTCAG CCTCCACTGCAGAGGAggagagtgaggaggaggaggaggaggaggagagccaagaggaggaggaggaggaggaggatgccaTCACTGCTGAAGTGACAGCAGCAAGCCAGGAGGAAGACTTTGGTGTGGAGTACCTGCTGAAAAGGGATGAGGATCGGGGAGAGGGGGGTAACGACGCAGCTCCCACCCTAGGGCCCAAGAAGGAGATAACAGACATTGCGGCAACTGCCGAGAGCCTGCAGCCCAAGGGCTACACCCTGGCCACCACCCAG GTGAAGACGCCCATCCCTTACCTGCTGCGGGGGACCCTGCGGGAGTATCAGCACATCGGCCTGGACTGGCTGGTCACCATGTACGAAAAGAAGCTCAACGGGATCCTGGCGGACGAGATGGGGCTGGGCAAGACCATCCAGACCATTTCCCTGCTGGCTCACCTAGCCTGCGAGAAGG GTAGCTGGGGTCCCCACCTGATCATCGTGCCCACCAGCGTGATGCTGAACTGGGAGATGGAGATCAAGCGCTGGTGCCCCAGTTTCAAGATCCTCACCTACTATGGGGCGCAGAAGGAGCGCAAGCTCAAGCGGCAG GGCTGGACCAAGCCCAATGCCTTCCACATCTGCATCACCTCGTACAAGCTGGTGCTGCAGGACCACCAGGCATTTCGGCGGAAGAACTGGAAGTACCTGATCCTGGATGAGGCCCAAAACATCAAGAACTTCAAATCCCAGCGCTGGCAGTCGCTGCTAAACTTCAACAG TCAGAGGCGGCTGCTGCTGACAGGCACCCCACTGCAGAACAGCCTGATGGAGCTCTGGTCCCTCATGCACTTCCTGATGCCCCACGTCTTCCAGTCACATCGCGAGTTCAAGGAGTGGTTCTCCAATCCACTGACAGGCATGATAGAAGGCAGCCAGGAGTACAATGAGAGCCTGGTCAAGCGGCTGCACAAG GTGCTGCGGCCCTTCCTCCTGCGGAGGGTGAAGGTGGATGTGGAGAAGCAGATGCCAAAGAAATACGAGCATGTCATCAAGTGCCGGCTGTCCAAGCGCCAGCGTTATCTTTATGACGACTTCATGGCCCAGGCCAC CACCAAGGAGACTCTGGCCACCGGGCATTTCATGAGCGTCATCAACATCCTGATGCAGCTGCGGAAGGTGTGCAACCACCCCAACCTCTTCGACCCCCGGCCCATCCACTCACCCTTCATCACCGAGGGCATCTGCTTCAGCACCGCCTCCCTCGTCCTGGGCGCCCTCAACAGGGACCCCTTTAAG CATGTGGACATGGGCCTTTTCGACCTCATCAACCTGGAGGGGCGTGTGTCCCGGTATGAGGCTGACACCTTCCTGCCTAAGTGGAAGGTGACAAGGAAGCTGATCGAGGAGATTGCTGAGTCCCCAGATCCCCCGCCCAGACCCAAACCTGTCAAGATGAAAGTAAACAG gatgCTGCAGCCGGTGCCAAAGCCAGAGAACCGGACCGTGGTGCTGGTGAACAGCCCTCGCCCCATGACCCCTTTGCAGAGGCCGATGGCTCCTGTGCTGCCAGAGGCTCTGGCCCCCATGCACCCCATGGGCCCTGTTCTCCCAGGGCCCATTCAgccgcccctgctcccccaccccatggctgtACCTGTCTcgttgcccctgcccctcccgccaTCCCCAGTACCGgtgcctcctgctgccaggccacAGGGCCCAACGCTAGTGCCTACGCTGAGCCAGAACAACGCCgctgctgctgtgctccaggccccgGTGTCTGCACCACAGG TCCTGCCTGCGCTGATGCCCACGGCCCAGCTGGTCCCGaatgctccccagccccctgtgctgccagctcctgctgccactgctgctgcctctgccctcaAGCCTGGCCCAGTGCCAGCCCCCGCTGTGCGGCTCACCACCAACCCCCTGACCCCTGGCGCTGTGGGGGGCATGATGAAGCCAGTGACTGTCCATTCTGCCACCAACACCCTGCCTGGCTACGGCTTCCCAGCTACCAGTGCTGTGCAACAGAGACTGCTGCTCTCCCCAGAGATGCAGGCCCGCCTGCCTT CGGGCGAGGTGGTGAGCATCGCACAGCTGGCCTCGCTGGCCAACCGGCCCCTGCAGAGCGCCCCTGGCAGCAAGCCCCTCACCTTTCAGATCCAAGGCAACAAGCTCACCCTGACGGGCACCCAGGTGCGGCCAGTCACCATGGCCCAGCCTCGACAGCTGCAAA GGAATGTAGTGCACCTGGTctctgctggggggcagcaccacatcaTCAGCCAGCCGGCTCAGGTGGCTCTCATCCAGGCCATGACACAACAGGGTGGACAGGCACAGGGAGCAGTGCAGGCCTTGccagggccccagcccaccactgtcctacctgccccagcctctggcaccacagcagctgccacttctgcaACCATCAGTGTCCCTGTAGGTGCCACACAAG TGCCCTCCTCCATGGTGAACAGCTCTGGCGTGGTGAAGATCGTGGTACGGCAAGCCCCAAGGGATGGTCTGGTGcctaccccagccctccagcagcagcagcagcagcatccccgcccagctccagccacctcaGCCACCACCCTGCCTACCCTACCTGCCGCTCTGATGGCACAGCGAGCCCAGCTCCCTGTTGCGCCCATGCCACCCATGCGGCTTCCCACTCAGCCGCTGGTTCCAGTGcgggcccccaccccactccaggcCCTAGTGCGGCCCATGATACGGGTAGTGCAGGCGCCAGTGCCTGGCATGGAGCAGCCAG ctccagtcccagctccACCATCTCCTGCCACagtggcccctctccccagccctcctgccaccGCCGTCTGCCCCCCCTCGCTGGCTCTCCAGCCGATGCCTGCAGGGGCACCCAGCCCAGTGCCCAAAGAGGAACCTGAGACACTAACGCTACGCTCCACCACAcccaccccgcctcccccatCGCCGCGGGTCCCACGGCACAGacggcagccccctcccccaccccggtcACCCTTCTATCTG GAGTCACTTGAAGAGAAGCGGAAGAAGCAGAAAGAGGAGCGCCTAGACCGGCTCTTCCGCCTCAATGAGCAGCACTGCAACCTGGCCCCCATCTACGGCACTGAGGTGCTGCGCCTCTGCACActcttcccacccagccccccgcgggagcaggaggaggggcaggagatggTCCCAGAATTGCACAACTGGAGAGGGGCCAGCTACACCCACTGCTACGTGGCGCAGGTGCAGCGGGACCCCCAGCATCTAAAGGCATACTGGCAGCGGGCTGCAGCCCTTGCCCAGGCCATCCTGACACCCCAGCAGAGGGTTGAGCAGTTGGCAGACATCATCGAGAG GTTCATCTTTGCTATGCCTCCCGTGGAGGCGCCTGCCATCACCATTCACACCTCTCACCCGCCCCCGTCACTCCTGCTCCACCAGGCCATCTTCAAGGAGACGCTGCGGCGGGAGATCTCGCCCCGCGCCAGCGGCCTGCATCGCATCATCTGCAACATGCGCACCCAGTTCCCTGATCTCCGCCTCATACAGTACGACTGCG GGAAGCTCCAGACCCTGGACCTGTTGCTGCGACAGCTAAAGGCTGGGGCGCACCGGGTCCTCATCTTCACCCAGATGACCCGCAtgctggatgtgctggagcagtttcTCAACTACCATGGGCACATCTATCTGCGCCTGGATGGCAGCACGCGTGTGGAGCAGAGACAG GCACTGATGGAGCGTTTCAATGCTGACAAGCGCATCTTCTGCTTCATCCTGTCGACACGcagtggaggtgtgggggtgaaCCTGACGGGTGCTGACACGGTGGTGTTCTACGACAGTGACTGGAACCCCACCATGGATGCACAGGCCCAGGACCGCTGCCACCGTATTGGCCAGACCCGTGATGTCCACATCTACAG gctgATCAGTGAGCGGACGGTGGAGGAGAACATCCTGAAGAAGGCCAATCAGAAGAGGATGCTGGGAGACATGGCTATTGAGGGCGGGAACTTCACCACAGCTTACTTCAAACAG CAAACCATCCGGGAGCTCTTTGACATGCCCTTGGATGAGCCAGCCAAGAAGGACGGGGAGGTCCTCGCCATGaccccagaggaagaggaagatcccatggccaacaagcagacccagatcctggagcag GCGCTGTGCAAGGCTGAGGATCCTGAGGACATCCGGGCAGCTACACAGGCCAAGGCAGAGCAGGTGGCAGAGCTGGCAGAGTTCAATGAAAACATCCCCCTGGATGCAGATGAGCGGCCaagcaaggaggaggaggaggagatgtcgAAGGCTGAGCAGGAGATTGCCTCGCttgtggagcag CTCACCCCCATTGAACGTTATGCCATGAACTTCCTGGAGGCTTCTCTGGAGGATATCAGCCGAGAGGAGCTGAAGCAGGCAGAG GAGCAGGTGGAAGCTGCCCGGAAGGACATTGACCAGGCCAAGGATGAGGTAGTGTTCAAGCTGCCTGATGACGAAGATGAGGGCCGCCTCAGTGAGGAAGGCTATAGCAAGAAGAGCAAGAAGGCCAAGGTGCCCAGCCGTGTGGGCCCAGAGCGGGCTGGAACGCGCATGAGTGAGCGACTGCGTGGCACTCGCCTCTCCCTGCGTGAGGCAGATGGAGTAGACACTGAGCTGCACCACACCCGGCTCCCCAGCCTGCGCCACCCGCGGGGCcagcatgccaggctggaggctgAGGAGCCAGAAGATCACCTGTCACTGGTGGCCCAGCACACGCGTGGTGCTGCCATCCGCAGGGAACTGGTTCGGGAGGAGACACTGGCTCTGACCCGCAGGGCTACAGCCaagagggaggagccaggaaccaaggtCCCAGCAGCTGGCGAGAGGGTGCTGCGGTCTATCCCTCACAGAACAGAGGCCCCCGTCACTGGGGAGAGGGTGCTCCGGGCCTCCCCACAGAGACCTGAACCCCCTGCCACCGGGGACAAGGTGTTGCGAGGCACCCCCCAGAGAGCCGAACCCCTGGCTGCCATAGAACGGGTGCTTCGTGCTATCCCTCAGAGAACAGAGCCCCCAGTCCTTGGAGACAGGGTGCTACGAGGCACCCTGCAGAGATTAGAGCCCCTAGCTGCTATGGAGCGTGTGCTTCGCAGCGCTCCCCCAAGGACAGATGTACAAGCTCCTGGGGACAGGCTGTCCCGGCCAGCCCTGCTCAGGCCAGAGGCACCTCCTTGTAGGGAGCAGGAGTTGAGACCCACTGCACCAGCCACTGTGGTGAAACACTTCCAGCCAAAACCAGAGATAACAGCTGCCAGAGACGAGACCCTCCAGCCGACACTCCCAGCTACTGAGATGGGGGTGGTTTTGGGAGCACCAGTCCTGATAGGGCATGAGAGCACAGCACGCACAAGGGAGCTGGCTGCAAATGCGTCCCCTGCTAAGCACGAGCTGCAGATGGAGCGTCCACCCACCAGGGAAAAGGTGCTGGGATCCATGGAACTCGTGACTGGAGAGATGGGGAGCACAGAGCCTTCTGCTTCAGAGAAAGTTCTCCTCTCAGCCCCTTGCAGCTTGGAGATCCCAGCTCCCGACAAGCTGATGCCAAGCCCAGAGACAccggcagctggggaggagccccCCAGAGAAGCCACAAGATTCTTGGGCAAAGCCGAGGTAGCCAGTGAGCTGGCCCAAAGCTCAGCAGAGCTGCATGGTGTGGATGTGAAGAAGGCAGAGCCAGTCAGGCATGTCCTGGAGGAGCCAGGAAGTCCAACGCCTGATGGGCCTGCAGTAGAGCTCCCACCAGACATGCCTGCCCCTGGTGCTGCTAAGAGAGGGGTCGAACTGCACACTGCTGAACCTTTCTCCATCTCCACAGATGGCAGTGTCCCTGGAGAGGCAGATTCCCAGCCATCCTGGCTTCTCATGGGCTCACTGAACCAGCCAGTGGATGCTGCAAACTCCCTGTCTCGACTGAAGATGCCTTCCCCCAGCAAGGAGCAGAATGGGCTAGAGCAGCCTTCCCTTCTCTCCAATAGCCTGAccaagtcccagcccagggagccaGCACTGGGCACCATGGAGTCAGCAGAAGTAaccggtggcagcagcagcctgaaagaGATGCCAAAGAGGGGGTTGGGAGACCAGGAAGACAATCCCAAGCACCCAGACAAAGTGGGGGAAATGCAGCCAGGGACAACCTTCTCCTCGGACAGCCCATCACCAGCCAAAACCCCACGCCGGCGCACCAGCGCTGACGTGGAGATCCGGCAGAACCACCAGGGCCAGGAAGGCCCAGCTGCCAAGGTCTTGCGTAAGCTGCCGGGCCGCCTGGTCACTGTGGTGGAGGAGAAAGAGCTAATCCGACGCCGGCGCAACCGCATCAACAAGCTGGATGCCACTGGCAGCACTGTGGTGAGTCCCAGCAGCAGTTCAGCACACAGTATATCAGAGCTAGAACTGTCCCCGTCAGGCAAGGAGCTGCCGTTGCTCCGTGACCTACCTGCCCGCCGCAGGATTGAGCTGGAGAGCCGGGCCACCAAGGAGAAGGGAGATGAGGGCTCTGGTCTGGAAcctccccccagcctgcctccGCCTCCCCTCAAGCGTAAACGGGGTCGGCCCCCCAAGAACAAGTCACCAGAGCAGTCAAGCCAAGGAGAAGTACAGCacccacctggcacacagacagcCCGTGTCAGGAAGCCAGAGATCAAGACACCTGAGCCATCCTCTCCCAAGACCAAGACCCTGGAGCAGCCATGCAAGGGGGAAGCACGgccaccacccagcaccccaaAGCCACGTGCCCAGAAGCTGGAGCCCaaggcccctgagccagcctctcCCAGAAGCAAGACAGAGAGTAGTGAAAATGACTCCCCCCTGGAGAAGCGCCGGCGGGGCCGGCCCCCCAAGACACACTGGGCCCCTGTCACCCCTAGCACTGAGTCACCCCCCAAGCGGAAGCGGGGCCGGCCCCCCAAGAACCCAGCTTCCCCCCGCGTGGAGCCAGCAGCTCCTCGCCCTGGCTCAACCTCAGACCGTGACACCTCCACCGAGAAAGAGCCTCCCCCACCCGGCCACAAGAGGAGGcggaggaggaaggaagagcctggcccagccccaagcGAGAGCTCATCCGATGGGGAAGAGAACCGGCCCCTCACCCGCCTGGCCCGGCTCCGGCAGGAAGAGAAGCTGGAGTCAGGCAGCGAATGCtcggccctgctcccagcccagagtGCCACCCctaagccagagctggagggcacCTCGTCGGGGGAAAGCAGCATGTCAGAGCAGACCCCAGCTCGCTCAACCCGCCAGCGGCCTGGCAGTTTGATGCCACCATTAGAGCAGGAGCATCAGAGGCGCAAGCGGGCGTGCCTGTTGGAGGGGGGCAagtccccagcagctgctggctcatcggaggaggaggggggcggcGAGTCAGAGTCATCGGCAGAGCTGAGTGGCGAGGAGGGCAGACGGCGGCCCAAGCGCCAATGCCGCCACACAGCCcgagcccccagcagcaggagacggcagtgcccccagggcagctcGGCTGACCGCATCCTGcgaagtgctgctgccaccccagccagcaacacTCGCTCAGCTGCCGGAGCTCCCACCCCCTCAGCCACCGCTGCTCCTGCCGCCATGGTGACCTCCTCGCTAAGTATCAGAGGCCGCAAGCCCAAAACGTGA